A part of Acropora palmata chromosome 6, jaAcrPala1.3, whole genome shotgun sequence genomic DNA contains:
- the LOC141885434 gene encoding androglobin-like isoform X1, translated as MSSLLSSSNPRTRKHSVAPSVVGSLNEKDEKSKKAKQPIVIWPEWSEQDISQEKWETIHRAKEKEKGKSPNPHPYEDPEGRVELPASISSQVDHWKRPCEFIVEKTPLIVDTKSLTEGIDLLSANDHLTHSELLRWIIGQVTCLWKQHFKVDLVEVKGAKETKETNKGERDKDKDKEKEKDKDALVEDNTWKPWGHIWPKDKNKCSALPIYNPGGKYCVRIFWLGTWRKVTVDDWMPFDDEGKLLLPATTNEHELWPMLLSKALIKVASLDYAGGNKASEFGDFTVVHALTGWLPEIIPLRCGQISEIWKLLLQVLPKWKLENTAPPEEKKQPITEGKKKEERDKDRKATKSEKMLGIDKAKEKDKDKGVMPTTNSVEIPKEPEFVIFASYSHPSDTPMRHSVLKEMADASERLRQAGLSHNHPHSIMLTMIRDCPLVPPPPPVQIPRWKLIRQKKKKQPIEPSLTPVEPPKDPQFLEVMSPFLNHKVSPIPVSRARTPVRWLKFRPEKPMGGIVEEGDSGHKREGVDGQEGVNLAAALTETKDGVSEDSAARKEDEKPKSPTQGKQDGEEGKCDQEKERDVLKEGKDSRESLRAERSFIKDASRTKDREKSAKGEKGEKEKVAKTGDRAEKSRMGSKLSVVDKPSKSGTSSPKGRRMSRMERPGADSVQKTPPESRRVSRMEKSSKVDLDRESPIKGEVFREDEISAFDVPGANSVAVDGDKTPSDGLEREANDEKTDGDRADDADKKKEQTNKEKKIWMDYGDFCKCFRHLYIFHKPNTYSYSKGNADLKNVAMTSHIGKKSGLVPAASVTTATPAPGKGTGHSPSPFYGGHMVPNPNLDPPPPFLFVDSLKPIQIVVSFTALSKWLDPPQPIIKERDKEKEKDSNSVLTAETKDNTPIEEKPAPPTPGRLVAEPYSWKSLVTGQPILHICTTGSKASVLSLPPGRHVLRFLLQAPHGYHVEMASQTPFVYGDEDTVMACLTKESCRFLDHTMGVIHSVGNLVASFADPPPNRKFDLDLGLRGQPKDLQERHYKVFIKCLLRSVRYHLADSYDLAMHFAWKAFQFQASLCLFQRVGHRPLSAEEITQIGSRPSKRRLGSRSAVPPTWVDRTSSTEDEMAATKIQAQFRGYYIRKLSRAYVKGTDEHQKVWELLSKAWSAIESNLEGFAIQIFRLMFKRDPGLFPLFPFYKDEWSRVAYTDYNGTYPEQPPNAWFVVFRDVFFVDEPVLMVPKLNISLPTCLLRVVDNDSGEELTRISQKVAPNNLRKNKRGYTFVAEARTPNAILPPGKFRLRVIGSTEPLPYPGRDGVNSHFLNKEIRDYYIPNRYNVIFRYTVKVTEDHMVSLQLGTSKPDVYIKLQVLDHEQEVVSTTGKGHAVIPAFRFFRDRTGDEEEKHTKRGSRPPTSSQPRSAKRPASGNRKVAPSPVQTKGSKKSGKESSTSSSRPGSSKASRPFLFDDSEDKDDEETEDTEPEIKIRKYIIQAQVLRDSWPLSKNSWDFVAMLKSLERLEVDVPTENAPRPDKLSASVSKGKKTKESNRSKGQSGSRPSSQQQFDSSKPNWTLRIVSDANLEEIEIKKDTERQDEIKAMKQAWEAAEPGRAAKAHQSRQKFLNAHIVKFEKDANEEENGDEEQQEEKDTSSSEILTVTSPVQSETDQGELTLVPPPKEPDQILQPLAPPKTIRSHGGVPVLLDEEEKEARLQKRASIARAFKTMREEAVEKRREQDRLDRNAAKERQLQEAEEMQAAMDKARSEINQRREAYRQKFLEAEKQKEEAQAAEAAKERERSPSPSKSRKSASTAKGGRKSASKGKKK; from the exons ATGAGCAGCTTACTCAGTTCAAGTAATCCAAGGACGAGAAA GCACTCAGTGGCTCCAAGTGTTGTTGGGTCTCTGAAtgaaaaagacgaaaaaagcaagaaagcTAAGCAGCCAATTGTCATTTGGCCTGAATGGAGTGAACAAGATATTTCACAGGAAAAATGG gAAACAATTCACAGagcaaaggagaaagaaaaaggcaaaagcCCAAACCCG CACCCATATGAAGACCCTGAAGGTAGAGTTGAGCTTCCAGCTTCCATTAGCAGCCAAGTTGACCACTGGAAGAGACCATGTGAATTTATTGTGGAAAAG ACACCATTGATTGTAGACACAAAAAGTTTGACAGAAGGAATAGATCTTCTCTCTGCAAATGATCACTTAACACATAGTGAG CTACTTCGTTGGATCATTGGTCAAGTGACCTGCCTGTGGAAACAGCACTTCAAGGTGGATCTAGTGGAGGTAAAAGGTGCAAAAGAGACAAAGGAAACCAACAAAGGAGAAAGAGATAAAGATAAGgacaaagagaaagagaaggaCAAGGATGCTCTGGTCGAAGACAACACCTGGAAACCATGGGGACACATATGGCccaaagataaaaacaagtgCTCAGCTCTCCCTATTTATAACCCTGGAGGAAAATATTGTGTTCGGATATTCTGGCTG gGCACTTGGCGGAAAGTTACAGTTGATGACTGGATGCCGTTTGATGATGAAGGAAAACTTCTGCTACCTGCCACAACAAATGAACATGAATTGTGGCCTATGCTTCTTTCTAAAGCTCTTATAAAAGTTGCTTCATTAGA TTATGCTGGTGGTAACAAGGCCAGTGAGTTTGGTGACTTCACTGTAGTTCATGCTCTAACTGGATGGTTGCCAGAGATCATTCCCCTAAG ATGTGGTCAAATCAGTGAAATATGGAAGCttcttttgcaagttttgCCAAAGTGGAAACTAGAAAACACTGCTCCACCAGAGGAAAAGAAACAGCCAATCACAGAGGgcaagaagaaagaagaaagggaCAAGGACCGCAAAGCCACCAAGTCTGAGAAAATGCTTGGTATTGataaagcaaaagaaaaagacaaggaCAAAGGAG tCATGCCAACTACAAACTCTGTAGAAATCCCAAAGGAGCCAGAGTTTGTCATTTTTGCCAGCTACTCGCATCCATCAGACACACCCATGAGGCATTCAGTACTTAAAGAAATG GCGGATGCATCAGAAAGGCTTCGTCAGGCTGGTTTGTCTCATAACCACCCCCATTCCATAATGCTCACCATGATCAGAGACTGCCCCTTGGTGCCACCTCCACCTCCAGTGCAGATCCCGCGCTGGAAGCTCATACggcagaagaaaaagaagcagCCCATAGAACCGTCGCTGACACCTGTTGAGCCACCCAAGGATCCTCAGTTCCTGGAAGTGATGTCACCCTTTCTCAACCATAAAGTCAGTCCCATTCCTGTCAGCAGAGCGAG GACTCCAGTACGGTGGCTTAAATTTCGACCTGAGAAACCAATGGGTGGAATAGTCGAAGAAGGGGACAGCGGACACAAGAGGGAGGGTGTGGATGGCCAGGAAGGAGTTAATTTGGCTGCCGCATTGACCGAGACGAAAGACGGTGTGAGTGAAGATTCAGCGGCTAGGAAAGAG GATGAAAAGCCGAAGTCCCCAACTCAAGGAAAACAAGACGGCGAGGAAGGCAAGTGTGACCAGGAAAAAGAGAGAGATGTTCTAAAGGAAGGCAAAGACAGCCGCGAGAGCCTGCGAGCAGAGCGCTCATTCATCAAAGATGCATCAAGGACAAAGGACAGAGAAAAGTCGGCAAAGGGAGAAAAGGGCGAAAAAGAGAAGGTTGCCAAGACGGGGGACAGAGCTGAAAAGAGTAGAATGGGAAGCAAACTGAGTGTGGTGGATAAACCGAGTAAGTCCGGTACGTCATCACCCAAGGGAAGGAGAATGTCTAGGATGGAAAGACCTGGTGCCGACTCGGTGCAAAaaa CTCCCCCTGAATCAAGGCGGGTTTCGCGGATGGAGAAAAGTTCCAAAGTTGACTTAGATAGAGAGTCCCCGATTAAAGGGGAGGTCTTTCGAGAAGatgaaatttcagcttttgatGTACCAGGAGCCAACTCTGTTGCTGTAGACGGCGACAAGACTCCAAGTGACGGCTTAGAGCGAGAagcgaatgacgaaaaaaCAGATGGCGATAGAGCTGACGATGCTGATAAGAAAAAAGAGCAGACGAACAAGGAGAAGAAAATCTGGATGGATTATGGTGATTTTTGCAAGTGTTTCAG GCATTTGTATATATTTCACAAACCGAATACTTACAGTTATTCCAAGGGGAACGCAGATCTAAAG AACGTCGCCATGACCAGTCACATTGGCAAAAAGTCCGGCCTTGTTCCAGCGGCATCTGTCACCACAGCAACACCTGCTCCTGGAAAGGGCACAGGACACAGCCCATCGCCTTTCTATGGAGGCCACATGGTACCCAACCCGAATCTTGATCCTCCTCCTCCATTCTTGTTCGTGGACAGTTTGAAGCCTATCCAAATTGTGGTCAGCTTCACGGCTCTCTCCAAGTGGCTAGATCCCCCGCAGCCGATTATCAAAGAAagagataaagaaaaagaaaaggactCCAACAGTGTTTTAACAG CAGAAACGAAAGACAACACTCCTATCGAGGAAAAACCCGCCCCACCCACTCCAGGGAGACTGGTAGCTGAACCTTATTCCTGGAAGAGCCTGGTGACTGGCCAGCCAATCCTGCATATCTGCACCACAGGAAGCAAGGCATCTGTGCTTAGTCTGCCACCGGGACGCCATGTACTGAGGTTTCTCCTCCAAGCACCTCACGGTTATCATGTAGAGATGGCTTCACAGACACCCTTTGTGTACGGAGATGAGGACACTGTGATGGCCTGCTTAACAAAG gAAAGCTGTCGTTTTCTGGATCATACCATGGGTGTTATTCATTCAGTGGGCAATCTTGTTGCTTCGTTCGCTGATCCTCCGCCAAACAGGAAGTTTGATTTGGATCTTGGACTGAGAGGTCAACCAAAGGATCTCCAGGAGAGACATTATAAG GTTTTTATCAAATGCCTTCTTCGATCAGTCCGATACCATCTAGCCGATTCCTATGACCTAGCTATGCACTTTGCTTGGAAGGCCTTCCAGTTCCAGGCTTCTCTCTGTTTGTTTCAACGGGTAGGTCACAGGCCCCTATCCGCAGAAGAGATCACTCAGATTGGTTCACGGCCAAGCAAACGTCGACTTGGGAGCAGGTCAGCGGTTCCACCCACTTGGGTTGATCGTACATCCAGCACCGAGGATGAGATGGCTGCGACTAAGATCCAGGCCCAATTCAGGGGTTACTACATCAGGAAACTCAGTAGAGCTTATGTCAAAG GAACCGACGAGCATCAGAAGGTTTGGGAACTCTTATCCAAAGCTTGGAGCGCGATTGAATCTAACTTGGAAGGCTTTGCAATTCAGATCTTCCGACTGATGTTCAAGCGGGATCCgggtttgtttcctttgtttccatTCTACAAAGACGAATGGAGTAGAGTCGCCTATACTGACTACAACGGAACCTACCCTGAACAGCCACccaatgcttggtttgttgtCTTCAG AGACGTTTTCTTTGTCGATGAACCTGTTCTAATGGTTCCCAAACTTAACATTTCTTTGCCAACGTGTCTGTTGCGAGTGGTAGACAACGATTCAGGAGAGGAATTGACAAGAATTTCGCAGAAGGTTGCGCCCAATAACCTTAGGAAGAACAAG CGCGGTTACACATTTGTAGCTGAGGCTAGAACCCCAAATGCTATCCTCCCTCCGGGCAAGTTTCGCTTGCGCGTTATTGGTTCAACAGAGCCCTTACCCTACCCTGGACGGGATGGAGTCAACAGTCACTTTCTCAACAAGGAGATCAGAGATTACTACATTCCCAACAGATATAACGTTATCTTCAG GTATACAGTCAAAGTGACTGAAGATCACATGGTCAGTCTTCAACTGGGCACCTCCAAGCCGGACGTATACATAAAGCTCCAG gtTCTCGATCATGAACAGGAAGTAGTGAGCACGACTGGCAAAGGCCATGCAGTAATTCCAGCTTTCAGGTTCTTCCGCGACCGCACTGGAGATGAAGAAGAGAAGCACACCAAGAGAG GTTCGCGTCCTCCTACCTCGTCCCAACCCCGCTCAGCCAAGAGACCAGCGTCAGGAAACCGCAAGGTTGCGCCATCTCCTGTACAAACCAAGGGGAGCAAGAAGAGCGGAAAAGAGTCGAGTACCTCGTCCTCGCGGCCAGGATCATCG aaggCATCGCgtccatttctttttgatgACTCAGAAGATAAAGACGACGAAGAAACAGAGGACACTGAGCCAGAAATAAAG ATTCGCAAATACATAATTCAAGCCCAAGTTCTGCGCGATAGCTGGCCCTTGTCAAAGAATTCCTGGGACTTTGTCGCCATGCTTAAGAGCCTGGAGAGGCTAGAAGTAGACG TTCCGACGGAAAATGCTCCTCGTCCGGACAAACTTTCTGCAAGCGTATCAAAAGGCAAGAAAACTAAAGAGAGCAACCGGAGTAAAGGACAATCTGGATCTAGACCCTCTTCACAG CAACAGTTTGACTCAAGTAAACCTAACTGGACACTGAGAATTGTGTCAGATGCAAACTTG GAAGAAATCGAAATCAAGAAGGACACAGAAAGACAGGATGAAATAAAAGCCATGAAACAGGCGTGGGAAGCCGCTGAACCTGGCAGAGCCGCCAAG gcTCATCAAAGTCGCCAAAAGTTTTTGAACGCGCACAtagtgaaatttgaaaaagatgcGAACGAAGAAGAAAACGGCGACGAAGAACAACAGGAGGAGAAGGACACTTCTTCCAGCGAAATAC TTACTGTGACGTCGCCAGTGCAATCAGAGACTGATCAGGGAGAATTGACTCTAGTACCTCCCCCTAAGGAACCAGATCAGATACTACAGCCTCTAGCTCCACCCAAGACAATCAG ATCACATGGTGGGGTTCCTGTGTTGCTGgacgaagaagaaaaagaagctcGGCTGCAAAAGCGAGCTTCCATTGCCCGCGCCTTCAAAACCATGCGGGAAGAGGCGGTGGAGAAAAGGCGAGAACAGGACAGACTGGACAGAAATGCTGCGAAGGAAAGACAATTACAGGAAGCTGAAGAAATGCAG GCGGCCATGGACAAAGCTCGGAGTGAGATTAACCAGAGACGAGAAGCTTATCGACAGAAATTTCTGGAGGccgaaaaacagaaagaagaagCACAGGCTGCCGAAGCAGctaaagagagagaaagatcTCCATCACCTAGCAAAAGCAGAAAGAGTGCGTCTACAGCCAAGGGAGGGAGGAAGTCAGCTTCAAAAGGGAAGAAGAAATGA
- the LOC141885434 gene encoding androglobin-like isoform X2, which produces MSSLLSSSNPRTRKHSVAPSVVGSLNEKDEKSKKAKQPIVIWPEWSEQDISQEKWETIHRAKEKEKGKSPNPHPYEDPEGRVELPASISSQVDHWKRPCEFIVEKTPLIVDTKSLTEGIDLLSANDHLTHSELLRWIIGQVTCLWKQHFKVDLVEVKGAKETKETNKGERDKDKDKEKEKDKDALVEDNTWKPWGHIWPKDKNKCSALPIYNPGGKYCVRIFWLGTWRKVTVDDWMPFDDEGKLLLPATTNEHELWPMLLSKALIKVASLDYAGGNKASEFGDFTVVHALTGWLPEIIPLRCGQISEIWKLLLQVLPKWKLENTAPPEEKKQPITEGKKKEERDKDRKATKSEKMLGIDKAKEKDKDKGVMPTTNSVEIPKEPEFVIFASYSHPSDTPMRHSVLKEMADASERLRQAGLSHNHPHSIMLTMIRDCPLVPPPPPVQIPRWKLIRQKKKKQPIEPSLTPVEPPKDPQFLEVMSPFLNHKVSPIPVSRARTPVRWLKFRPEKPMGGIVEEGDSGHKREGVDGQEGVNLAAALTETKDGVSEDSAARKEDEKPKSPTQGKQDGEEGKCDQEKERDVLKEGKDSRESLRAERSFIKDASRTKDREKSAKGEKGEKEKVAKTGDRAEKSRMGSKLSVVDKPSKSGTSSPKGRRMSRMERPGADSVQKTPPESRRVSRMEKSSKVDLDRESPIKGEVFREDEISAFDVPGANSVAVDGDKTPSDGLEREANDEKTDGDRADDADKKKEQTNKEKKIWMDYGDFCKCFRHLYIFHKPNTYSYSKGNADLKNVAMTSHIGKKSGLVPAASVTTATPAPGKGTGHSPSPFYGGHMVPNPNLDPPPPFLFVDSLKPIQIVVSFTALSKWLDPPQPIIKERDKEKEKDSNSVLTETKDNTPIEEKPAPPTPGRLVAEPYSWKSLVTGQPILHICTTGSKASVLSLPPGRHVLRFLLQAPHGYHVEMASQTPFVYGDEDTVMACLTKESCRFLDHTMGVIHSVGNLVASFADPPPNRKFDLDLGLRGQPKDLQERHYKVFIKCLLRSVRYHLADSYDLAMHFAWKAFQFQASLCLFQRVGHRPLSAEEITQIGSRPSKRRLGSRSAVPPTWVDRTSSTEDEMAATKIQAQFRGYYIRKLSRAYVKGTDEHQKVWELLSKAWSAIESNLEGFAIQIFRLMFKRDPGLFPLFPFYKDEWSRVAYTDYNGTYPEQPPNAWFVVFRDVFFVDEPVLMVPKLNISLPTCLLRVVDNDSGEELTRISQKVAPNNLRKNKRGYTFVAEARTPNAILPPGKFRLRVIGSTEPLPYPGRDGVNSHFLNKEIRDYYIPNRYNVIFRYTVKVTEDHMVSLQLGTSKPDVYIKLQVLDHEQEVVSTTGKGHAVIPAFRFFRDRTGDEEEKHTKRGSRPPTSSQPRSAKRPASGNRKVAPSPVQTKGSKKSGKESSTSSSRPGSSKASRPFLFDDSEDKDDEETEDTEPEIKIRKYIIQAQVLRDSWPLSKNSWDFVAMLKSLERLEVDVPTENAPRPDKLSASVSKGKKTKESNRSKGQSGSRPSSQQQFDSSKPNWTLRIVSDANLEEIEIKKDTERQDEIKAMKQAWEAAEPGRAAKAHQSRQKFLNAHIVKFEKDANEEENGDEEQQEEKDTSSSEILTVTSPVQSETDQGELTLVPPPKEPDQILQPLAPPKTIRSHGGVPVLLDEEEKEARLQKRASIARAFKTMREEAVEKRREQDRLDRNAAKERQLQEAEEMQAAMDKARSEINQRREAYRQKFLEAEKQKEEAQAAEAAKERERSPSPSKSRKSASTAKGGRKSASKGKKK; this is translated from the exons ATGAGCAGCTTACTCAGTTCAAGTAATCCAAGGACGAGAAA GCACTCAGTGGCTCCAAGTGTTGTTGGGTCTCTGAAtgaaaaagacgaaaaaagcaagaaagcTAAGCAGCCAATTGTCATTTGGCCTGAATGGAGTGAACAAGATATTTCACAGGAAAAATGG gAAACAATTCACAGagcaaaggagaaagaaaaaggcaaaagcCCAAACCCG CACCCATATGAAGACCCTGAAGGTAGAGTTGAGCTTCCAGCTTCCATTAGCAGCCAAGTTGACCACTGGAAGAGACCATGTGAATTTATTGTGGAAAAG ACACCATTGATTGTAGACACAAAAAGTTTGACAGAAGGAATAGATCTTCTCTCTGCAAATGATCACTTAACACATAGTGAG CTACTTCGTTGGATCATTGGTCAAGTGACCTGCCTGTGGAAACAGCACTTCAAGGTGGATCTAGTGGAGGTAAAAGGTGCAAAAGAGACAAAGGAAACCAACAAAGGAGAAAGAGATAAAGATAAGgacaaagagaaagagaaggaCAAGGATGCTCTGGTCGAAGACAACACCTGGAAACCATGGGGACACATATGGCccaaagataaaaacaagtgCTCAGCTCTCCCTATTTATAACCCTGGAGGAAAATATTGTGTTCGGATATTCTGGCTG gGCACTTGGCGGAAAGTTACAGTTGATGACTGGATGCCGTTTGATGATGAAGGAAAACTTCTGCTACCTGCCACAACAAATGAACATGAATTGTGGCCTATGCTTCTTTCTAAAGCTCTTATAAAAGTTGCTTCATTAGA TTATGCTGGTGGTAACAAGGCCAGTGAGTTTGGTGACTTCACTGTAGTTCATGCTCTAACTGGATGGTTGCCAGAGATCATTCCCCTAAG ATGTGGTCAAATCAGTGAAATATGGAAGCttcttttgcaagttttgCCAAAGTGGAAACTAGAAAACACTGCTCCACCAGAGGAAAAGAAACAGCCAATCACAGAGGgcaagaagaaagaagaaagggaCAAGGACCGCAAAGCCACCAAGTCTGAGAAAATGCTTGGTATTGataaagcaaaagaaaaagacaaggaCAAAGGAG tCATGCCAACTACAAACTCTGTAGAAATCCCAAAGGAGCCAGAGTTTGTCATTTTTGCCAGCTACTCGCATCCATCAGACACACCCATGAGGCATTCAGTACTTAAAGAAATG GCGGATGCATCAGAAAGGCTTCGTCAGGCTGGTTTGTCTCATAACCACCCCCATTCCATAATGCTCACCATGATCAGAGACTGCCCCTTGGTGCCACCTCCACCTCCAGTGCAGATCCCGCGCTGGAAGCTCATACggcagaagaaaaagaagcagCCCATAGAACCGTCGCTGACACCTGTTGAGCCACCCAAGGATCCTCAGTTCCTGGAAGTGATGTCACCCTTTCTCAACCATAAAGTCAGTCCCATTCCTGTCAGCAGAGCGAG GACTCCAGTACGGTGGCTTAAATTTCGACCTGAGAAACCAATGGGTGGAATAGTCGAAGAAGGGGACAGCGGACACAAGAGGGAGGGTGTGGATGGCCAGGAAGGAGTTAATTTGGCTGCCGCATTGACCGAGACGAAAGACGGTGTGAGTGAAGATTCAGCGGCTAGGAAAGAG GATGAAAAGCCGAAGTCCCCAACTCAAGGAAAACAAGACGGCGAGGAAGGCAAGTGTGACCAGGAAAAAGAGAGAGATGTTCTAAAGGAAGGCAAAGACAGCCGCGAGAGCCTGCGAGCAGAGCGCTCATTCATCAAAGATGCATCAAGGACAAAGGACAGAGAAAAGTCGGCAAAGGGAGAAAAGGGCGAAAAAGAGAAGGTTGCCAAGACGGGGGACAGAGCTGAAAAGAGTAGAATGGGAAGCAAACTGAGTGTGGTGGATAAACCGAGTAAGTCCGGTACGTCATCACCCAAGGGAAGGAGAATGTCTAGGATGGAAAGACCTGGTGCCGACTCGGTGCAAAaaa CTCCCCCTGAATCAAGGCGGGTTTCGCGGATGGAGAAAAGTTCCAAAGTTGACTTAGATAGAGAGTCCCCGATTAAAGGGGAGGTCTTTCGAGAAGatgaaatttcagcttttgatGTACCAGGAGCCAACTCTGTTGCTGTAGACGGCGACAAGACTCCAAGTGACGGCTTAGAGCGAGAagcgaatgacgaaaaaaCAGATGGCGATAGAGCTGACGATGCTGATAAGAAAAAAGAGCAGACGAACAAGGAGAAGAAAATCTGGATGGATTATGGTGATTTTTGCAAGTGTTTCAG GCATTTGTATATATTTCACAAACCGAATACTTACAGTTATTCCAAGGGGAACGCAGATCTAAAG AACGTCGCCATGACCAGTCACATTGGCAAAAAGTCCGGCCTTGTTCCAGCGGCATCTGTCACCACAGCAACACCTGCTCCTGGAAAGGGCACAGGACACAGCCCATCGCCTTTCTATGGAGGCCACATGGTACCCAACCCGAATCTTGATCCTCCTCCTCCATTCTTGTTCGTGGACAGTTTGAAGCCTATCCAAATTGTGGTCAGCTTCACGGCTCTCTCCAAGTGGCTAGATCCCCCGCAGCCGATTATCAAAGAAagagataaagaaaaagaaaaggactCCAACAGTGTTTTAACAG AAACGAAAGACAACACTCCTATCGAGGAAAAACCCGCCCCACCCACTCCAGGGAGACTGGTAGCTGAACCTTATTCCTGGAAGAGCCTGGTGACTGGCCAGCCAATCCTGCATATCTGCACCACAGGAAGCAAGGCATCTGTGCTTAGTCTGCCACCGGGACGCCATGTACTGAGGTTTCTCCTCCAAGCACCTCACGGTTATCATGTAGAGATGGCTTCACAGACACCCTTTGTGTACGGAGATGAGGACACTGTGATGGCCTGCTTAACAAAG gAAAGCTGTCGTTTTCTGGATCATACCATGGGTGTTATTCATTCAGTGGGCAATCTTGTTGCTTCGTTCGCTGATCCTCCGCCAAACAGGAAGTTTGATTTGGATCTTGGACTGAGAGGTCAACCAAAGGATCTCCAGGAGAGACATTATAAG GTTTTTATCAAATGCCTTCTTCGATCAGTCCGATACCATCTAGCCGATTCCTATGACCTAGCTATGCACTTTGCTTGGAAGGCCTTCCAGTTCCAGGCTTCTCTCTGTTTGTTTCAACGGGTAGGTCACAGGCCCCTATCCGCAGAAGAGATCACTCAGATTGGTTCACGGCCAAGCAAACGTCGACTTGGGAGCAGGTCAGCGGTTCCACCCACTTGGGTTGATCGTACATCCAGCACCGAGGATGAGATGGCTGCGACTAAGATCCAGGCCCAATTCAGGGGTTACTACATCAGGAAACTCAGTAGAGCTTATGTCAAAG GAACCGACGAGCATCAGAAGGTTTGGGAACTCTTATCCAAAGCTTGGAGCGCGATTGAATCTAACTTGGAAGGCTTTGCAATTCAGATCTTCCGACTGATGTTCAAGCGGGATCCgggtttgtttcctttgtttccatTCTACAAAGACGAATGGAGTAGAGTCGCCTATACTGACTACAACGGAACCTACCCTGAACAGCCACccaatgcttggtttgttgtCTTCAG AGACGTTTTCTTTGTCGATGAACCTGTTCTAATGGTTCCCAAACTTAACATTTCTTTGCCAACGTGTCTGTTGCGAGTGGTAGACAACGATTCAGGAGAGGAATTGACAAGAATTTCGCAGAAGGTTGCGCCCAATAACCTTAGGAAGAACAAG CGCGGTTACACATTTGTAGCTGAGGCTAGAACCCCAAATGCTATCCTCCCTCCGGGCAAGTTTCGCTTGCGCGTTATTGGTTCAACAGAGCCCTTACCCTACCCTGGACGGGATGGAGTCAACAGTCACTTTCTCAACAAGGAGATCAGAGATTACTACATTCCCAACAGATATAACGTTATCTTCAG GTATACAGTCAAAGTGACTGAAGATCACATGGTCAGTCTTCAACTGGGCACCTCCAAGCCGGACGTATACATAAAGCTCCAG gtTCTCGATCATGAACAGGAAGTAGTGAGCACGACTGGCAAAGGCCATGCAGTAATTCCAGCTTTCAGGTTCTTCCGCGACCGCACTGGAGATGAAGAAGAGAAGCACACCAAGAGAG GTTCGCGTCCTCCTACCTCGTCCCAACCCCGCTCAGCCAAGAGACCAGCGTCAGGAAACCGCAAGGTTGCGCCATCTCCTGTACAAACCAAGGGGAGCAAGAAGAGCGGAAAAGAGTCGAGTACCTCGTCCTCGCGGCCAGGATCATCG aaggCATCGCgtccatttctttttgatgACTCAGAAGATAAAGACGACGAAGAAACAGAGGACACTGAGCCAGAAATAAAG ATTCGCAAATACATAATTCAAGCCCAAGTTCTGCGCGATAGCTGGCCCTTGTCAAAGAATTCCTGGGACTTTGTCGCCATGCTTAAGAGCCTGGAGAGGCTAGAAGTAGACG TTCCGACGGAAAATGCTCCTCGTCCGGACAAACTTTCTGCAAGCGTATCAAAAGGCAAGAAAACTAAAGAGAGCAACCGGAGTAAAGGACAATCTGGATCTAGACCCTCTTCACAG CAACAGTTTGACTCAAGTAAACCTAACTGGACACTGAGAATTGTGTCAGATGCAAACTTG GAAGAAATCGAAATCAAGAAGGACACAGAAAGACAGGATGAAATAAAAGCCATGAAACAGGCGTGGGAAGCCGCTGAACCTGGCAGAGCCGCCAAG gcTCATCAAAGTCGCCAAAAGTTTTTGAACGCGCACAtagtgaaatttgaaaaagatgcGAACGAAGAAGAAAACGGCGACGAAGAACAACAGGAGGAGAAGGACACTTCTTCCAGCGAAATAC TTACTGTGACGTCGCCAGTGCAATCAGAGACTGATCAGGGAGAATTGACTCTAGTACCTCCCCCTAAGGAACCAGATCAGATACTACAGCCTCTAGCTCCACCCAAGACAATCAG ATCACATGGTGGGGTTCCTGTGTTGCTGgacgaagaagaaaaagaagctcGGCTGCAAAAGCGAGCTTCCATTGCCCGCGCCTTCAAAACCATGCGGGAAGAGGCGGTGGAGAAAAGGCGAGAACAGGACAGACTGGACAGAAATGCTGCGAAGGAAAGACAATTACAGGAAGCTGAAGAAATGCAG GCGGCCATGGACAAAGCTCGGAGTGAGATTAACCAGAGACGAGAAGCTTATCGACAGAAATTTCTGGAGGccgaaaaacagaaagaagaagCACAGGCTGCCGAAGCAGctaaagagagagaaagatcTCCATCACCTAGCAAAAGCAGAAAGAGTGCGTCTACAGCCAAGGGAGGGAGGAAGTCAGCTTCAAAAGGGAAGAAGAAATGA